In Lachnospiraceae bacterium, one DNA window encodes the following:
- a CDS encoding SpoVA/SpoVAEb family sporulation membrane protein: protein MDYIRAFLTGGVICALVQILMEKTKMMPGRIMVLLVVSGAVLGAAGIYEPFKEWAGAGAGVPLLGFGNTLWQGVKKAIGDEGILGAFKGGLSASAGGITAALIFGYLASLIFKPKMK, encoded by the coding sequence ATGGATTATATAAGAGCATTTCTTACAGGGGGAGTGATCTGCGCCCTGGTGCAGATTTTAATGGAAAAGACAAAAATGATGCCAGGCCGTATTATGGTCCTTTTGGTAGTATCTGGTGCTGTTTTAGGTGCAGCAGGTATTTATGAGCCCTTTAAAGAATGGGCCGGAGCTGGAGCAGGTGTCCCACTCTTGGGCTTCGGAAATACCCTGTGGCAGGGAGTGAAAAAAGCAATAGGGGATGAGGGCATTTTAGGCGCCTTTAAAGGAGGACTTTCAGCATCCGCTGGCGGGATTACCGCAGCTCTTATATTTGGATATCTGGCATCGTTGATCTTTAAACCAAAAATGAAATGA
- a CDS encoding stage V sporulation protein AD — MEQKRGRASILFEHPPVIRSIASVAGTKEGKGPLGSLFDAVEQDDKMGKENWEEAESAMQEKAARMAMAKAYLTEGKIDYCFAGDLLGQLIATSFGTGSLKIPLLGLYGACATMGEALGLGAMTVNAGYGENVLVMASSHFATAEKEFRFPLAYGNQRPKSATWTVTGCGAAVVGKYGEKGIARIAGITTGQVVDAGIRDSMNMGAAMAPAAFHTVMQNLKDLEITKKQLESGWYDKIITGDLGKIGKQALAEFIRNEGLEAEEFLMDCGMEIYDSSDQDTHAGGSGCGCSALVLGALILPNIQAGIWRRVLFIPTGALLSTVSFNEGQTIPGIAHGIILEGMGK, encoded by the coding sequence ATGGAGCAGAAAAGAGGAAGAGCCAGTATTCTATTTGAACATCCCCCTGTGATCAGAAGTATTGCTTCTGTAGCAGGCACAAAAGAAGGAAAAGGACCTTTGGGTTCGCTCTTTGATGCAGTGGAGCAGGATGACAAAATGGGAAAGGAAAACTGGGAAGAAGCGGAAAGTGCCATGCAGGAAAAGGCGGCCAGGATGGCTATGGCAAAGGCTTATCTTACAGAAGGAAAAATAGATTACTGCTTTGCAGGAGATCTGTTAGGACAATTGATCGCTACCTCCTTTGGCACGGGAAGCCTGAAGATCCCGCTTTTAGGACTGTACGGTGCCTGCGCTACCATGGGAGAGGCATTAGGGCTTGGTGCAATGACGGTAAATGCAGGTTACGGGGAAAATGTACTTGTCATGGCTTCCAGTCATTTTGCTACAGCAGAAAAAGAGTTCCGTTTTCCTCTTGCCTATGGAAACCAGAGACCAAAATCCGCCACCTGGACGGTAACAGGCTGTGGGGCAGCAGTGGTTGGAAAATATGGAGAAAAAGGAATCGCCCGGATCGCAGGCATCACCACAGGCCAGGTAGTAGATGCAGGAATCAGAGATTCCATGAATATGGGTGCAGCCATGGCCCCGGCAGCCTTTCATACAGTGATGCAGAATTTAAAAGATCTTGAGATAACAAAAAAGCAGCTGGAAAGTGGCTGGTATGACAAGATCATCACCGGAGATCTGGGAAAAATTGGGAAACAGGCTTTAGCAGAGTTTATACGAAATGAAGGGCTGGAAGCAGAAGAGTTTTTAATGGATTGTGGTATGGAGATTTATGACAGCAGCGATCAGGATACCCACGCAGGAGGAAGCGGCTGCGGCTGCAGTGCCCTGGTACTTGGTGCGTTGATATTGCCAAATATCCAGGCGGGCATCTGGAGAAGGGTTCTTTTTATTCCTACAGGAGCCCTGCTTTCTACAGTCAGTTTCAATGAAGGCCAGACCATACCGGGAATCGCCCATGGGATAATTTTGGAAGGTATGGGAAAATAA
- a CDS encoding ISAs1 family transposase: MQELLDWLEYIEDDRQQRKVRHTLKDILVIVLFATLANADDWVEMALFAESYQDYLRKYIELKNGIPSHDTIRRVMGMISPEIIQQLYGKWQDRLNQNEGELLKKIICIDGKTMRSNKRGDGKASHIVSAWSKESGFCLGQKAVEEKSNEIVAIPELLDKIQIKGQLVTIDAMGTQTAIAEKIKKKRADYVLALKRNQNSLYEDVQEYFSDEEFQKEIRERGNYKKTQEKAHGQIEIREYYQTEDIKWLSQKKNWKGLSSIVMEKKTLKKEGNTRIENRYFISSLKGDIEQVSRAVRGHWSIESMHWYLDVTFREDANTTIDKLAAQNLNIIRKWSLSILKPAQITRHKLSMRKKRFVLSLRPIQYLEELLEA; the protein is encoded by the coding sequence ATGCAGGAATTATTAGATTGGCTGGAATACATAGAAGATGATCGTCAGCAAAGGAAAGTTCGTCATACATTGAAGGACATTCTTGTTATTGTATTGTTTGCAACACTGGCAAATGCGGATGACTGGGTGGAAATGGCATTGTTTGCGGAAAGTTATCAGGATTATCTACGCAAATATATTGAGTTAAAAAACGGAATACCATCTCATGACACGATCAGACGTGTAATGGGGATGATATCACCGGAGATCATACAGCAGCTTTATGGAAAATGGCAGGATCGATTAAATCAGAATGAAGGGGAACTACTGAAGAAGATCATTTGTATAGATGGTAAAACCATGCGCTCCAATAAAAGAGGAGATGGGAAGGCATCCCACATTGTATCAGCATGGAGTAAAGAGTCAGGTTTCTGTCTTGGACAAAAAGCAGTTGAAGAAAAAAGCAATGAGATCGTAGCGATCCCGGAATTGCTGGACAAGATCCAGATAAAAGGCCAGCTCGTAACAATCGATGCAATGGGAACGCAGACTGCAATAGCGGAGAAAATAAAGAAAAAACGGGCAGACTATGTGCTGGCATTGAAGAGAAATCAAAACAGTCTGTATGAAGATGTACAAGAATACTTTTCAGACGAAGAGTTCCAAAAAGAGATCCGTGAAAGAGGTAATTACAAAAAAACCCAGGAAAAAGCACATGGTCAGATCGAGATAAGGGAGTATTATCAGACAGAGGATATAAAGTGGTTAAGCCAGAAAAAGAACTGGAAAGGACTGTCCAGTATAGTAATGGAGAAGAAAACGCTGAAGAAAGAAGGAAATACAAGAATAGAGAACCGTTATTTCATCAGCAGTTTAAAAGGAGACATTGAACAGGTCAGCCGTGCAGTGAGAGGACACTGGAGTATAGAAAGCATGCACTGGTATCTGGATGTAACATTCCGGGAAGATGCGAATACAACCATAGATAAGCTGGCGGCACAAAATTTGAATATCATAAGGAAATGGAGCCTAAGTATTTTGAAACCGGCACAAATAACAAGACATAAGTTGTCGATGCGAAAGAAAAGGTTTGTACTTAGCTTACGCCCAATTCAGTATCTAGAAGAACTTTTAGAAGCTTAA
- the typA gene encoding translational GTPase TypA, whose translation MKTKREDVRNIAIIAHVDHGKTTLVDQLLKQSGVFRANQEVQERVMDSNDIERERGITILSKNTAVYYKDTKINIIDTPGHADFGGEVERVLKMVNGVVLVVDAYEGPMPQTKFVLQKALELDLSVIVCINKIDRPEARPAEVIDETLELMMDLDASDEQLDCPFIYASARAGFARYELEDTNNDMAPLFETIIKHIPAPEGDPEAPTQVLISTIDYNEFVGRIGVGKIDNGSLRINQECVLVNHHDPDKFKKIKIGKLYEFDGLKRVEVQQAEIGSIVAISGIADIHIGDTICSPENPEAIPFQKISEPTIAMYFMVNDSPLAGQEGKYITSRHLRDRLFRELNTDVSLRVEETDSADCFKVSGRGELHLSVLIENMRREGYEFAVSKAEVLYKYDERNRKLEPMELAYIDVPEEYTGVVIQKLTSRKGALQGMSQAAGGYSRLEFSIPSRGLIGYRGDFMTDTKGNGILNTIFDGYAEYKGDIAYRQTGSLIAFEAGESITYGLFNAQERGTLFIGPGVKVYSGMVIGQSPKAEDVEINVCKTKKLTNTRSSSADEALKLTPPKIMSLEQCLDFIDTDELLEVTPESLRIRKKILDPTLRKRASFKNK comes from the coding sequence ATGAAGACAAAAAGAGAAGATGTAAGAAACATTGCCATTATCGCCCACGTAGACCATGGTAAAACAACTCTGGTAGACCAGCTGTTAAAACAGAGCGGTGTATTCCGTGCCAATCAGGAAGTTCAGGAACGTGTAATGGACTCCAATGATATTGAGCGTGAGAGAGGTATCACTATCCTTTCTAAGAATACTGCTGTATATTACAAGGATACAAAGATCAATATCATCGATACACCAGGACATGCAGACTTCGGCGGTGAAGTAGAGCGTGTACTTAAAATGGTAAACGGTGTTGTACTGGTAGTGGATGCTTACGAAGGTCCTATGCCTCAGACAAAGTTCGTGCTTCAGAAAGCGCTGGAATTAGATCTTTCCGTTATTGTCTGCATCAACAAAATCGACCGTCCGGAAGCAAGACCGGCAGAGGTTATTGATGAGACTCTGGAACTGATGATGGATCTGGACGCTTCTGATGAGCAGTTAGACTGTCCGTTCATTTATGCATCTGCAAGAGCAGGCTTTGCAAGATATGAACTGGAAGATACTAATAATGATATGGCTCCTCTGTTTGAGACCATTATTAAGCATATCCCGGCTCCGGAAGGTGATCCGGAGGCACCAACCCAGGTTCTGATCAGTACCATCGATTATAACGAGTTCGTAGGACGTATTGGCGTTGGTAAGATTGACAACGGCAGCTTAAGAATAAACCAGGAATGTGTTCTGGTAAACCATCATGATCCGGATAAGTTCAAAAAGATCAAGATTGGTAAGCTGTATGAGTTTGATGGCTTAAAGAGAGTAGAGGTACAGCAGGCAGAGATCGGTTCTATCGTAGCTATCTCCGGTATTGCTGATATCCACATTGGTGATACGATCTGTTCTCCGGAAAATCCAGAGGCGATTCCGTTCCAGAAGATCTCTGAGCCGACCATTGCTATGTATTTCATGGTAAATGACAGCCCGTTAGCTGGTCAGGAAGGAAAATATATCACTTCCCGTCACTTAAGAGACAGACTGTTCCGTGAGTTAAATACAGATGTAAGCCTTCGTGTAGAAGAAACTGATTCTGCAGACTGCTTCAAGGTATCCGGCCGTGGTGAGTTGCATCTGTCTGTCCTGATCGAGAATATGCGCCGTGAAGGATACGAGTTCGCAGTAAGTAAGGCAGAGGTACTTTACAAATATGACGAGCGCAACCGCAAGTTAGAGCCAATGGAATTAGCTTATATCGATGTTCCGGAAGAATACACCGGCGTTGTTATCCAGAAGCTGACTTCCAGAAAGGGTGCTCTTCAGGGTATGAGCCAGGCAGCTGGCGGTTATTCCAGACTGGAATTCTCCATTCCTTCCAGAGGTCTGATCGGATACAGAGGCGATTTTATGACCGATACAAAGGGTAATGGTATCTTAAATACAATTTTCGACGGCTATGCTGAGTACAAGGGTGATATCGCATACCGTCAGACTGGTTCCCTGATCGCATTTGAGGCTGGTGAGTCTATTACTTACGGTCTGTTCAATGCACAGGAGAGAGGTACTTTGTTCATTGGGCCTGGTGTTAAGGTATATTCCGGTATGGTCATCGGACAGAGCCCGAAGGCTGAAGATGTTGAGATTAATGTATGCAAGACCAAGAAGCTGACCAATACACGTTCTTCCAGTGCTGATGAGGCATTAAAGCTGACTCCGCCTAAGATCATGAGCTTAGAGCAGTGCCTGGACTTCATCGATACAGATGAGCTTCTGGAAGTAACCCCGGAGAGTCTGCGTATCCGCAAGAAGATCCTGGATCCAACTCTTCGTAAGAGAGCTTCTTTTAAAAACAAATGA
- a CDS encoding penicillin-binding protein codes for MNYGQYETERRLKSLSSKTGKYTSRLAFNIFKAFFILFLFLAVAGAAVGFGMIKGIIDNAPSVDIMNIQPDRFATTVYDADGNLTETLVTSGSNRESATYEELPENLVNAFVAIEDSRFWTHDGIDLRSIARAVKGVVSDDYSGGGSTITQQLIKNNIFSGGMETSWGARIERKLQEQYLAVQLEKNSGLSKEETKKTIITNYLNTINLGSNTLGVKVAARRYFNKEVSDLTLAECTVLASITSNPSRYNPITNPENNNTRRQIVLQNMVDQNYISKMDMEDALSDDVYDRIQNVNTAAKETNSHYSYFTDELIEQVTEALMKKLGYTESQASNLVYSGGLKIYTTQDPAIQSIVDEEVNDPGNYTVAKYSVEYRLSVNHADGTTQHYSEENLRSYRKNTLGDASFEGLYNSKEEVQADIDRYKEWLLKDGDDVIAERQNLILQPQASFFIMDQHTGEVKALSGGRGEKTASRTLNRATNVYRQPGSSFKVITSFAPAIDTCGATLGTVYYDAPYTIGTKSFRNWWGESRGFTGYSSIREGIIYSMNIVAVRVLMETVTPQLGVEYAQNMGITSLTKDDLGAALALGGITKGVSNMELTAAYAAIANSGVYTTPRFFTKILDHDGKVLIDNEPETKQVLKDSTAFLLTDAMAESMKANRKFARSGVSINSTSTRAALTGMSAAGKSGTTTSNNDVWFVGFTPYYTAGIWGGCDNNQKLKHGGVDNGGTSFHKDIWRNIMNRVHEGLEDPGFTVPDSIETAEICRKSGKRAVSGICDHDPRGNAVYTEYFAKGTAPAEVCDKHVEVSICADSGKRSTEYCPNKTSRVCMVLPEGEENQATDDSVFSIPGYCNIHSHNSTIISPTIEDGTGILDGNEAAAPTKATVVPVGPGYQPSTVPEWEYTGPGARH; via the coding sequence ATGAACTACGGACAATATGAGACTGAGCGAAGGCTTAAGTCCCTTTCATCTAAAACCGGAAAGTACACATCCAGACTTGCTTTTAATATTTTCAAGGCATTTTTTATCCTGTTTCTTTTCCTGGCAGTTGCAGGCGCAGCAGTCGGCTTTGGAATGATCAAGGGTATTATTGATAATGCCCCTTCTGTGGATATCATGAATATCCAGCCGGACCGTTTTGCCACCACAGTCTATGATGCAGATGGAAACCTTACAGAGACACTTGTTACCAGCGGTTCTAACCGTGAATCTGCAACTTACGAAGAGCTTCCTGAAAATCTGGTAAATGCCTTCGTTGCTATTGAGGATTCACGTTTCTGGACCCATGACGGCATTGATCTGCGTTCCATTGCCAGAGCTGTAAAGGGTGTGGTCAGTGACGATTATTCCGGCGGCGGAAGTACCATTACCCAGCAGCTTATTAAAAATAATATTTTTTCTGGTGGTATGGAGACAAGCTGGGGCGCCCGCATTGAGCGAAAGCTTCAGGAACAGTACCTGGCTGTACAACTGGAAAAGAATTCCGGTTTAAGCAAAGAAGAAACAAAAAAGACCATTATCACCAACTATCTGAATACTATTAACCTGGGCAGTAATACCCTGGGAGTTAAGGTTGCCGCACGCCGGTATTTTAATAAAGAAGTTTCTGACCTCACTCTTGCAGAATGTACCGTCCTTGCATCTATTACTTCCAATCCTTCCCGATATAATCCCATTACCAATCCTGAAAACAACAATACCAGACGGCAGATCGTTCTTCAGAACATGGTAGACCAGAATTATATCTCCAAAATGGATATGGAAGACGCACTTTCTGATGATGTATATGACCGGATCCAGAATGTAAATACAGCTGCTAAGGAGACTAACTCCCATTACAGTTATTTTACCGATGAACTGATCGAACAGGTGACGGAAGCCTTAATGAAGAAATTAGGCTATACTGAAAGCCAGGCAAGCAACCTGGTATATTCCGGCGGTCTTAAGATCTACACCACCCAGGACCCGGCCATCCAGTCGATCGTAGATGAAGAAGTCAATGATCCCGGCAATTATACGGTAGCTAAGTATTCTGTAGAATATCGCCTTTCTGTCAATCATGCAGATGGTACCACCCAGCATTATTCTGAAGAAAATTTACGTTCATACCGGAAAAACACCCTGGGAGATGCTTCTTTCGAGGGACTTTATAACAGCAAAGAAGAAGTACAGGCAGATATTGACCGATACAAAGAATGGCTTTTAAAAGACGGTGATGATGTGATCGCAGAACGGCAGAACCTGATCTTGCAGCCACAGGCATCTTTCTTTATTATGGACCAGCATACCGGCGAGGTAAAAGCTCTTTCCGGCGGCCGCGGGGAAAAAACAGCCAGCCGTACCTTAAACCGTGCTACCAATGTTTACCGCCAGCCAGGTTCTTCTTTTAAGGTGATCACTTCCTTTGCTCCTGCCATTGATACCTGCGGGGCTACTCTAGGAACTGTTTACTATGATGCGCCTTACACCATTGGCACCAAATCCTTCCGTAACTGGTGGGGAGAAAGCCGCGGTTTTACCGGTTATTCCAGCATCCGTGAAGGCATTATCTATTCCATGAACATTGTGGCAGTACGGGTTCTTATGGAAACCGTCACCCCTCAGCTTGGTGTAGAATATGCCCAAAATATGGGCATCACCTCTCTTACCAAGGATGACCTGGGCGCAGCCCTTGCACTGGGCGGTATTACAAAAGGTGTTTCTAACATGGAGCTGACCGCTGCTTATGCAGCCATTGCAAATAGCGGTGTTTATACCACTCCAAGATTCTTTACAAAGATCCTGGATCATGACGGAAAAGTACTGATCGACAATGAGCCTGAAACCAAGCAGGTATTAAAAGACTCCACAGCTTTCCTGTTAACCGATGCTATGGCTGAATCCATGAAAGCAAACCGGAAATTTGCCCGCTCCGGCGTGTCTATTAATTCCACCAGTACCCGTGCAGCTCTTACAGGTATGTCTGCAGCAGGAAAAAGTGGTACTACCACCAGCAATAATGATGTATGGTTCGTAGGCTTTACCCCTTATTATACAGCCGGTATATGGGGTGGCTGTGATAACAACCAGAAATTAAAGCATGGTGGTGTGGACAATGGCGGAACTTCCTTCCACAAGGATATATGGCGCAATATTATGAACCGGGTACATGAAGGTCTGGAGGATCCCGGTTTTACCGTTCCAGACAGTATTGAAACAGCTGAGATCTGCCGCAAATCCGGAAAACGGGCTGTATCCGGCATATGCGACCACGATCCAAGAGGAAATGCTGTTTACACCGAATATTTCGCAAAGGGAACAGCCCCTGCGGAAGTCTGCGACAAACATGTGGAAGTAAGCATCTGTGCCGATTCCGGAAAGCGTTCTACAGAATACTGCCCTAATAAAACCTCCCGGGTATGTATGGTGCTTCCAGAAGGCGAAGAAAACCAGGCTACAGATGATTCTGTTTTCTCCATTCCTGGCTATTGCAATATCCACAGCCACAACTCAACCATTATCTCTCCTACCATAGAGGATGGCACAGGCATTTTAGACGGCAATGAAGCTGCTGCTCCTACAAAGGCAACTGTAGTGCCTGTTGGACCTGGATATCAGCCTTCTACTGTACCAGAATGGGAATATACCGGACCTGGTGCAAGGCACTGA
- a CDS encoding YigZ family protein, translating to MAENYKIIYKEGTGELVEKKSRFIAQIRPVKSEEEALAFVEETRKKYWDARHNCYAYIIKGEGATPTARCSDDGEPSQTAGKPMLDVLMGEELIDVCAVVTRYFGGTLLGTGGLVRAYSGAVKEGLANAQILEKKQGVRMEVTTDYNGVGKIQYLAAQEGIDTLDSQYTDKVVFIFLVPEEQEESFRSKLVESTNGRAVIRTDGEVYYGKCGGKLILL from the coding sequence GTGGCAGAAAACTATAAGATCATATATAAGGAAGGAACAGGAGAACTGGTGGAGAAAAAGTCCCGGTTTATTGCTCAGATCCGTCCGGTAAAGTCAGAGGAAGAAGCGCTGGCTTTCGTGGAAGAGACCAGAAAGAAATACTGGGATGCAAGACATAACTGCTATGCCTACATTATTAAAGGAGAAGGAGCGACTCCTACAGCAAGATGCAGTGATGATGGGGAGCCATCCCAGACAGCCGGAAAACCTATGCTGGATGTTCTGATGGGAGAAGAACTTATAGACGTGTGTGCAGTCGTTACAAGATATTTCGGTGGTACACTCCTTGGAACCGGTGGTCTGGTAAGAGCGTATTCCGGGGCAGTGAAAGAGGGACTTGCAAATGCCCAGATCCTGGAGAAAAAACAGGGTGTTCGTATGGAAGTGACCACAGATTACAACGGGGTAGGAAAGATACAGTATCTTGCAGCACAGGAAGGCATTGACACCCTGGATAGCCAGTATACAGATAAAGTGGTATTTATCTTTTTGGTACCGGAAGAACAGGAAGAAAGCTTTAGGTCAAAGCTGGTAGAAAGTACAAACGGCAGGGCAGTGATACGCACTGATGGGGAAGTATATTATGGAAAGTGCGGGGGAAAACTGATATTGTTATAA